One window of the Paenibacillus beijingensis genome contains the following:
- a CDS encoding RraA family protein → MFRIQSRVQGVTPELLKIYQDVSSSTIGHLTDFGFLKGLKPLYRPIRFVGNAVTVRIPHLDSTAVHKALELARPGDVLVIDMSGDVERSCWGGIVSYAAQVKGIAGAVIEGCVNDFGEIAEMRFPVYSLGVSPLTTRILGIEGEVNTAISICGVSVNPGDLVLADDDGVVVLNPQLAVGYGQVAMEKQSKETAVKRKLDQGIPLASISKAHTFF, encoded by the coding sequence GTGTTTCGCATTCAATCAAGGGTTCAAGGCGTGACTCCGGAGTTGCTCAAAATCTATCAAGATGTTTCCTCTTCCACGATTGGGCATTTGACCGACTTCGGATTTCTGAAAGGACTGAAGCCGCTTTACCGGCCGATCCGTTTTGTCGGCAACGCGGTTACAGTGCGCATCCCGCATCTGGATTCGACTGCCGTTCATAAAGCGCTGGAATTGGCTCGGCCGGGAGACGTACTCGTTATTGATATGTCCGGCGATGTGGAACGCTCATGCTGGGGAGGAATCGTCTCCTATGCCGCTCAGGTCAAGGGTATTGCCGGCGCGGTCATTGAGGGCTGTGTCAACGATTTCGGCGAAATAGCGGAAATGCGGTTTCCTGTTTACTCACTCGGTGTAAGTCCGTTAACCACACGCATCCTCGGAATCGAAGGGGAGGTTAATACAGCCATAAGTATTTGCGGCGTCAGTGTAAATCCCGGCGACTTGGTTCTGGCTGACGATGATGGAGTTGTTGTTCTAAATCCCCAATTGGCAGTTGGTTACGGGCAAGTGGCAATGGAGAAACAAAGCAAGGAAACCGCGGTCAAGCGCAAATTAGATCAGGGTATTCCGCTCGCTTCCATCAGCAAAGCGCATACATTTTTTTGA
- a CDS encoding creatininase family protein — protein sequence MHNRIKEMSWKTFAERKKQTDLVIIPTGAFEVYGPHLPLGSDTLVAMKIAEMVASRTNALIGPALEVGDSSMLDEFPGTITIRPESFKAYLEDVVTSLVKWGFKDFLFLNTHAGNVPIINQVSYSLRNIKEIRRAQIDYWRFIKTMDYGILESGAAAHSHAGEAGTSVMMYLYPELVDLNRMTDEPGKYQDSFPEVIKYIPLSSKTESGTVGRSTLATREKGEQLVLRSVNRIVRFLVECWSIPEKEVEQHGSA from the coding sequence GTGCACAACCGTATTAAAGAGATGAGTTGGAAGACATTTGCAGAACGGAAAAAGCAAACAGATCTCGTCATCATTCCCACAGGGGCTTTCGAAGTGTACGGTCCGCATCTGCCCCTCGGGTCCGACACCCTTGTGGCAATGAAAATCGCCGAAATGGTGGCTTCGCGGACGAATGCTCTGATCGGCCCAGCGCTAGAGGTTGGGGATTCCTCTATGCTCGATGAATTCCCGGGAACGATTACCATCCGGCCAGAAAGCTTCAAAGCGTATTTGGAAGACGTCGTGACAAGTCTGGTGAAATGGGGGTTCAAAGATTTTCTCTTCTTGAATACCCATGCAGGCAATGTGCCGATCATCAACCAAGTATCCTATTCCCTAAGGAATATTAAAGAGATACGCCGGGCTCAAATCGATTATTGGCGCTTTATCAAGACAATGGATTACGGTATTCTCGAGTCGGGGGCGGCAGCTCATTCCCATGCTGGTGAAGCCGGAACCTCGGTCATGATGTATTTGTATCCGGAACTGGTTGATCTAAACCGAATGACAGACGAACCGGGAAAATATCAGGATTCTTTTCCGGAGGTCATCAAATACATACCCCTTTCTTCCAAGACCGAATCGGGGACCGTAGGCCGCTCAACATTGGCGACGCGTGAAAAAGGTGAACAATTGGTTCTGCGGTCAGTGAATCGGATTGTTCGGTTTCTGGTTGAATGTTGGAGTATCCCCGAAAAGGAAGTGGAACAACATGGAAGTGCCTGA
- a CDS encoding thioredoxin family protein: MSLAICTIKKWREIDSMIKISDIQTFREKIGTEKPTVVVFKTEWCPDCRFIEPFIPELTELYKERFSFFQIDRDELPDLSEEYQIMGIPSFIVFKSGEEKSRYVNKLKKTRAEIEAFLDEASAICSKEAH, from the coding sequence ATGTCGCTTGCCATTTGTACGATTAAAAAATGGAGGGAAATCGATTCAATGATTAAAATCTCGGATATTCAAACTTTTCGCGAGAAGATCGGGACTGAAAAACCGACCGTTGTTGTGTTTAAAACCGAGTGGTGTCCGGATTGCCGATTCATCGAACCGTTTATACCAGAATTGACAGAGCTTTATAAAGAACGGTTCTCGTTTTTTCAGATTGACAGAGACGAATTACCCGATTTGAGCGAAGAATATCAGATCATGGGCATTCCCAGCTTTATCGTGTTCAAGAGCGGAGAAGAAAAGTCGCGTTATGTAAACAAGCTTAAGAAAACACGTGCAGAGATCGAGGCCTTTCTTGATGAAGCGTCGGCAATCTGCAGCAAGGAGGCTCATTAA
- a CDS encoding acyl-CoA dehydrogenase family protein, producing MKVEVQSPNLLNRVLTEIRARRDEFDAKRHVPRDMVAQLKQLGVFRAATPRCFGGDASSPSEFLRLIETISEADGSAGWVASFGSAGVYLAALPRDTLARLYANGPDLAFAGGLFPIQPAEKVEGGWRVNGLWKFASGCKGADILGVGIGAGDGGKPRTAVLMPEDVEIVENWEVFGLRGTGSHDLRVKDVFVSDEMTFVRGGVPSIDEPLYQYPSIAYAAQVLAVVNLGVARAALDEVSRMAGGRTGITGAPKMADRAYLRIAVAKAEASLRSARAFFYEATDSAWDSILRGDGVSADQTSMLRLASVQATRAGASAVQSAYLLAGTAAIYDGHPLQRYLRDAMVVTQHAFLSEGMYDNAGSVFLGVPPMPGYI from the coding sequence ATGAAAGTTGAAGTGCAAAGTCCGAACCTGCTCAACCGCGTACTTACCGAAATCCGCGCCCGACGGGACGAATTTGACGCGAAGCGGCACGTGCCTCGGGACATGGTAGCGCAACTAAAGCAACTGGGCGTCTTTCGTGCTGCTACGCCGCGTTGCTTTGGCGGCGATGCCAGCTCGCCCTCGGAGTTCCTCAGGCTGATCGAAACCATCTCCGAGGCTGACGGCTCCGCCGGATGGGTGGCGAGCTTCGGCTCTGCTGGGGTCTACCTGGCGGCCCTGCCGCGCGACACGCTCGCACGCCTTTACGCAAATGGGCCGGACTTGGCGTTCGCGGGCGGCCTGTTTCCAATCCAGCCCGCAGAGAAGGTCGAGGGCGGCTGGCGCGTGAACGGTCTCTGGAAGTTCGCGAGCGGCTGCAAGGGCGCCGACATTCTCGGCGTCGGTATTGGCGCCGGGGACGGCGGCAAGCCGCGCACCGCCGTGCTCATGCCCGAGGACGTGGAAATCGTCGAGAACTGGGAAGTGTTCGGGCTGCGAGGAACGGGCAGCCATGACCTGCGGGTGAAAGATGTTTTCGTCTCTGACGAAATGACCTTTGTTCGTGGCGGTGTGCCTTCTATCGATGAGCCGCTTTACCAGTACCCATCCATCGCTTATGCGGCGCAGGTACTGGCGGTGGTCAATCTTGGCGTCGCCCGCGCCGCGCTTGATGAAGTTTCTCGAATGGCCGGTGGCCGTACTGGCATCACCGGTGCACCGAAGATGGCCGATCGCGCTTACCTGCGAATCGCCGTGGCAAAGGCAGAAGCCTCGTTAAGGTCGGCGCGCGCCTTCTTCTACGAGGCCACCGATTCCGCTTGGGACTCGATCCTGAGGGGCGACGGTGTCTCCGCTGACCAAACAAGCATGCTGCGTCTGGCATCCGTACAAGCTACCCGCGCAGGCGCGAGCGCTGTTCAGTCAGCCTACCTGCTTGCCGGCACCGCGGCGATCTACGACGGGCACCCGCTGCAGCGCTATCTGCGCGACGCGATGGTCGTGACCCAGCACGCATTCCTCAGCGAAGGCATGTACGACAACGCCGGCTCGGTATTCCTGGGCGTGCCGCCGATGCCCGGCTACATCTGA
- a CDS encoding ABC transporter ATP-binding protein, which produces MEDEVLKGNLLEIRNLKTYFYTDEGFIPAVDGVDITIREGETLGIVGESGSGKSVTSLTAMRLTQGKVVEGSIMFNGRDVLALSEGEIIGIRGNEMAMVFQEPMTSLNPVFTIGEQIGEVVRIHRKFGKAEAKRHAIEMLASVGIPRPERIANEYPHQLSGGMRQRVMIAMAMSCNPKLLIADEPTTALDVTIQAQILDLMRDLKERHQTAIMLITHDLGVIAEMCDRVCVMYAGKVVEESGVSEIFANPLHPYTQGLMKSIPTLETEERRLYSIKGSVPLPGTLTQGCRFAPRCEWAMTICLEKEPPRYEVESGHFSYCWLHQTERKEDGNELPAR; this is translated from the coding sequence ATGGAAGATGAGGTTTTGAAAGGTAACCTATTGGAAATCCGAAATCTGAAAACATATTTTTACACCGATGAAGGCTTCATTCCTGCCGTCGACGGGGTGGATATAACGATCCGTGAAGGCGAAACGCTTGGAATTGTAGGCGAATCCGGATCGGGAAAAAGCGTGACTTCGCTAACGGCAATGAGATTGACCCAGGGTAAGGTGGTGGAAGGCTCGATCATGTTTAACGGGCGGGACGTACTGGCTCTCTCGGAAGGGGAAATCATCGGTATCAGGGGAAACGAAATGGCGATGGTTTTCCAGGAACCGATGACTTCCCTAAACCCCGTATTTACGATAGGCGAGCAGATCGGTGAAGTGGTCCGCATTCATCGAAAATTCGGCAAAGCCGAGGCAAAGCGGCATGCGATCGAGATGCTTGCATCGGTAGGCATCCCTAGGCCGGAACGGATTGCGAACGAGTACCCTCACCAGCTGTCCGGGGGGATGCGCCAACGGGTGATGATAGCGATGGCGATGTCTTGCAACCCGAAGCTATTAATTGCCGACGAGCCGACGACGGCACTGGATGTCACGATTCAGGCCCAAATCCTGGATTTGATGAGAGATTTGAAGGAAAGACACCAAACAGCGATCATGTTGATTACCCATGATTTGGGAGTTATTGCCGAAATGTGTGATCGAGTATGCGTTATGTATGCCGGTAAGGTGGTTGAGGAAAGCGGAGTGTCCGAAATTTTCGCCAATCCGTTGCATCCTTATACGCAAGGACTGATGAAGTCGATTCCTACGCTGGAAACGGAAGAGAGAAGATTGTATTCGATCAAGGGAAGCGTACCTCTCCCCGGCACCTTGACACAAGGATGCAGATTTGCGCCCCGTTGCGAGTGGGCGATGACGATTTGCCTTGAAAAAGAACCGCCTAGGTATGAAGTGGAATCCGGGCATTTCAGCTACTGCTGGCTTCATCAGACCGAGCGGAAGGAGGATGGAAATGAGCTACCCGCTCGTTGA
- a CDS encoding carbon-nitrogen hydrolase family protein codes for MSFQLVMAQLESTDSKQVNLEKAERALQEATRIYGADMVVFPEVYMSNYPVGVPREVKLNDAEPLSGPFVTRMCELARKYGIWIIFGMRETTEDEGDDRVYNTTVIADSAGSIVSRYRKTHLYDAFGAKESRNIKPGSSLFKPVVTPFGTIGLLVCYELRFPEIARYQAVHGADIIIIPSGWVKGPVKETHWESLVTARALENTAYVVACDQVSDNYYIGQSMIVDPMGIVLARGPETEALIPCRLDLNRVKEVRTKLPSHMHRLPELYMH; via the coding sequence ATGTCTTTTCAATTGGTTATGGCTCAGTTGGAATCGACGGACAGCAAGCAGGTAAACTTGGAAAAAGCGGAACGCGCACTACAGGAAGCAACCCGTATTTACGGAGCCGACATGGTCGTTTTTCCCGAGGTTTATATGAGCAACTATCCGGTTGGCGTCCCTCGGGAAGTGAAGTTGAATGATGCGGAACCGCTAAGCGGACCGTTTGTGACGAGAATGTGCGAATTGGCCCGAAAGTATGGTATCTGGATCATATTTGGAATGCGGGAGACAACGGAGGACGAGGGGGACGACAGGGTTTATAATACGACGGTTATCGCAGATTCCGCCGGGTCCATCGTTAGCCGTTATCGAAAGACACACTTATATGACGCATTCGGGGCCAAAGAATCCCGCAACATCAAGCCGGGAAGTTCTTTATTTAAACCGGTAGTCACCCCTTTCGGCACGATCGGGCTGCTTGTTTGTTATGAACTTCGGTTCCCTGAAATCGCCCGTTACCAGGCGGTCCACGGAGCGGATATTATTATTATTCCTTCCGGCTGGGTAAAAGGTCCCGTGAAGGAAACGCATTGGGAAAGTCTGGTGACAGCCCGCGCCTTGGAAAATACAGCATATGTGGTGGCTTGCGATCAGGTCAGCGACAATTATTATATCGGGCAAAGCATGATTGTCGACCCCATGGGCATTGTATTGGCGCGCGGCCCTGAAACGGAAGCATTAATTCCTTGCCGTCTCGATTTGAACCGGGTCAAGGAGGTTCGGACAAAGCTGCCATCCCATATGCATCGGCTGCCGGAGCTCTACATGCATTAA
- the nikC gene encoding nickel transporter permease, with product MSQSNATVFQSGTRSFADAGLPRSPWILMIRRFAKNKRALVGLGMVIVFVIVALLAPWIAPYDPIEQNMEVILQSPSLAHPFGTDEFGRDLLSRIVHGAQISLMIGIVGVLISLVVGVALGTLSGYFGGAVDSIIMRFMDILMAFPSFLLALAIISALGPGMINVMIAIGIFSVPTFSRVSRSAVIAIKHKEYIEAAQSMGAAHLFIIVRHIIPNSIAPIIILTTLRIATAILTASGLSFLGMGAQPPTPEWGAMLNAGKEYIRTAPYLCMVPGFAIMFVVLAFNMVGDGLRDALDPKMKL from the coding sequence ATGAGCCAATCCAACGCCACGGTTTTTCAAAGCGGGACTCGTTCCTTTGCGGACGCCGGCCTGCCCCGTTCGCCTTGGATTTTGATGATTCGACGTTTCGCAAAGAACAAACGAGCTTTGGTCGGACTCGGAATGGTAATCGTGTTTGTCATCGTCGCATTGCTTGCTCCATGGATCGCTCCCTACGATCCGATCGAACAGAACATGGAGGTGATTCTTCAATCCCCCAGCTTGGCGCATCCATTTGGAACCGACGAATTCGGCCGGGACTTGCTTTCGAGGATCGTACACGGCGCACAGATATCGTTGATGATCGGAATTGTCGGCGTCCTGATCTCTCTTGTGGTTGGGGTGGCGCTTGGTACGCTTTCCGGTTATTTCGGAGGGGCGGTTGATTCTATCATTATGCGGTTCATGGATATTCTGATGGCGTTTCCGAGTTTTCTTCTGGCCTTGGCCATTATCAGCGCCTTGGGCCCCGGCATGATCAACGTCATGATAGCGATTGGCATTTTCTCTGTTCCGACTTTTTCGCGTGTTTCACGCAGTGCGGTCATCGCCATCAAACACAAGGAATACATTGAGGCCGCCCAGTCGATGGGGGCAGCTCATTTATTCATCATTGTGAGACACATCATTCCAAACAGTATCGCTCCGATCATTATTCTAACCACGTTGCGGATCGCCACAGCCATCTTGACGGCATCGGGATTGAGCTTTTTGGGTATGGGCGCCCAGCCGCCGACTCCGGAATGGGGCGCGATGTTAAATGCGGGGAAAGAATATATTAGAACGGCTCCATATCTTTGCATGGTGCCGGGCTTTGCCATTATGTTTGTTGTTTTGGCTTTTAATATGGTAGGCGACGGCCTGCGAGATGCGCTGGATCCCAAGATGAAGCTGTAA
- a CDS encoding Rieske 2Fe-2S domain-containing protein translates to MLKTEDNKLLTQTDAGTPMGELFRKYWIPVVNSNEIAEPNGKPLKIKILGEDLLIFRDSEGKVGLVDEKCPHRRTSLSLGINADCGLTCIYHGWKFDVEGNCLDIPSEPAESKMKKAIHLKSYSVQEKNGIIWGYLGPKESEPPFPEFYWMGLPDDQLISERVWQECNYLQVMENDVDYVHAAFLHKALNEQNISSELLSSDLGINPSHPLVKNPPVKQAVENTNYGKRCIGVGVEDEDNFAFMEIHYIFPFYTFPPRMEGEDGMWHAFIPRDDHSTWSWDVQFSHNKPIDGAGQSQRRGLILDENFRKLRNLGNDYEQDRDLMIDGNYSGIRGIANQDHAVTETMGPIVDRSKEHLGTSDLPLIHIRRMLLEQVKGLKKKEKELHEIPLKKLFSCGTVDSKTKTWREAIPLQESFQLGTDKHFEET, encoded by the coding sequence ATGTTAAAAACTGAAGATAACAAACTCTTAACCCAAACGGATGCGGGCACACCCATGGGCGAATTATTTCGCAAATACTGGATTCCAGTCGTTAACTCGAATGAGATTGCAGAACCGAATGGCAAGCCGTTGAAAATTAAAATTTTGGGAGAAGATTTGCTCATTTTCCGGGATTCGGAAGGTAAAGTGGGACTCGTTGACGAGAAATGTCCACACCGTCGTACATCTTTATCTCTAGGTATTAACGCTGATTGTGGATTAACCTGTATCTACCATGGATGGAAATTTGATGTGGAAGGAAACTGTTTGGATATCCCTTCAGAACCGGCCGAAAGCAAAATGAAAAAAGCAATTCATTTAAAATCCTATTCGGTGCAAGAAAAGAACGGCATCATTTGGGGATACCTTGGTCCCAAAGAATCCGAACCGCCGTTTCCTGAATTTTACTGGATGGGTCTCCCTGACGATCAACTGATTTCAGAACGTGTTTGGCAGGAATGCAACTACCTTCAGGTTATGGAAAATGATGTGGATTATGTGCATGCCGCTTTTTTGCATAAGGCTTTGAATGAACAGAATATTAGCAGCGAATTATTAAGCAGCGATCTGGGGATCAATCCATCTCATCCTTTGGTGAAGAATCCTCCGGTTAAACAAGCGGTTGAGAATACGAATTACGGTAAACGTTGCATAGGTGTTGGCGTTGAGGATGAGGACAATTTTGCTTTTATGGAAATTCATTATATTTTCCCATTCTATACCTTTCCACCGCGGATGGAGGGTGAGGATGGCATGTGGCATGCATTTATTCCGCGCGATGACCACAGCACATGGAGCTGGGATGTCCAATTCTCCCATAATAAACCGATTGACGGGGCAGGGCAAAGCCAAAGAAGAGGCTTAATCTTGGACGAAAACTTCCGTAAGCTTCGTAACCTTGGAAACGATTATGAGCAGGACCGCGACTTGATGATTGATGGCAATTATTCGGGAATTCGCGGAATCGCCAATCAGGACCATGCGGTAACGGAGACGATGGGGCCAATCGTTGACCGCTCCAAGGAGCATCTGGGAACCAGTGATTTGCCACTCATTCATATACGCAGAATGCTGCTTGAGCAGGTTAAGGGTTTAAAGAAGAAAGAAAAAGAACTGCACGAAATTCCATTAAAGAAGCTCTTCAGCTGCGGAACAGTGGATTCGAAAACAAAAACCTGGAGAGAGGCTATCCCGCTTCAAGAAAGCTTTCAGCTGGGCACTGACAAACATTTTGAGGAGACCTGA
- a CDS encoding NADPH-dependent FMN reductase translates to MKLLGISGTITGSKTVVVVNKVLEKIQADYPEIEVELLDLKKFDVQFCDGRDPSTYTGDTKKVIDLVSSADFYIIGTPIFQGSITGALKNLFDLVHPQALRNKVMGFVATGGTYQHYLVVENQLKPIAGYFRAFVAPGYVYAQNDHFNKQNEIIDAEVLERIHNLADEVVMMQKALKV, encoded by the coding sequence ATGAAACTATTAGGGATTTCCGGAACGATTACAGGGTCGAAAACAGTGGTTGTGGTGAATAAAGTGTTAGAAAAAATACAAGCGGATTACCCGGAAATAGAGGTTGAATTGCTGGATTTAAAAAAATTCGATGTGCAGTTTTGCGATGGACGAGATCCGTCTACTTACACGGGAGATACGAAAAAGGTTATCGATCTCGTTTCTTCTGCAGATTTTTATATCATTGGTACGCCTATTTTCCAAGGATCCATTACAGGAGCACTAAAAAATCTGTTTGATCTGGTTCACCCACAAGCTTTGCGTAATAAAGTGATGGGCTTTGTGGCTACAGGGGGAACCTACCAGCATTATCTTGTCGTTGAGAATCAATTGAAGCCGATCGCCGGTTACTTTAGAGCTTTCGTGGCCCCGGGCTATGTTTATGCTCAAAATGATCACTTTAATAAGCAAAATGAAATCATCGACGCGGAGGTTCTGGAAAGAATTCATAATTTGGCCGATGAAGTCGTTATGATGCAAAAAGCCTTAAAAGTATAA
- a CDS encoding ABC transporter ATP-binding protein: MSYPLVEIKNLKKYFPIKKGLMGKTVNHVKAVDGLDFTIFKGETLGLVGESGCGKSTTGRTILQLLKPTEGQVYYEGTNLAALKPKELRRLRRDFQMVFQDPYSSLDPRLTVDNVIAEPLVIHNLYPGKEKERRVHELLEIVGLNSSHAKRYAHEFSGGQRQRIGIARALALNPKLIVADEPVSALDVSVQSQVINLFQDLQEQFQLTYLFIAHDLSVVKHISDRVGVMYLGRMVELAEKKELFADPLHPYTKALLSAVPVPDPKAKKERIVLQGDVPSPVNPPEGCTFHPRCSACFDKCKTVKPEFKKVDNRYVACHLYD, encoded by the coding sequence ATGAGCTACCCGCTCGTTGAAATCAAAAATTTGAAAAAATATTTTCCTATAAAGAAAGGGCTTATGGGCAAAACCGTAAACCATGTAAAAGCGGTAGACGGGCTGGACTTCACCATTTTCAAGGGAGAGACGTTGGGTTTGGTAGGCGAAAGCGGCTGCGGAAAATCCACAACAGGCCGAACGATTCTTCAGCTTCTGAAGCCTACCGAGGGGCAAGTATACTACGAGGGTACCAATTTGGCTGCGCTCAAACCGAAAGAACTGCGAAGGTTGCGCCGGGATTTTCAGATGGTATTTCAAGATCCTTATTCATCATTGGACCCCCGGCTAACGGTGGACAACGTTATCGCAGAGCCGCTGGTCATTCATAACCTGTACCCTGGAAAAGAAAAAGAGAGGCGTGTTCATGAACTCCTCGAAATTGTTGGATTGAACAGCAGCCACGCTAAAAGGTATGCTCACGAATTCAGTGGCGGTCAAAGGCAGCGGATTGGCATTGCACGTGCGCTTGCCTTGAACCCGAAACTGATTGTCGCGGACGAACCGGTATCGGCTCTTGATGTCTCGGTTCAGTCCCAGGTTATCAATCTTTTTCAGGATTTGCAGGAACAATTTCAACTGACTTATTTATTTATTGCCCACGATTTAAGCGTGGTGAAGCATATCAGCGATCGCGTCGGTGTCATGTATTTGGGCAGAATGGTCGAACTGGCCGAGAAAAAGGAACTCTTTGCCGACCCGCTGCATCCCTATACGAAAGCCTTGTTATCTGCCGTACCCGTTCCGGATCCGAAGGCCAAAAAGGAGCGGATTGTGCTCCAAGGGGATGTTCCCAGCCCCGTAAACCCTCCGGAAGGATGCACCTTCCATCCGCGGTGCAGCGCCTGCTTCGATAAATGCAAGACCGTAAAACCTGAATTTAAAAAAGTGGACAACCGTTATGTCGCTTGCCATTTGTACGATTAA
- the nikB gene encoding nickel ABC transporter permease, whose amino-acid sequence MFRYIVKRLLQMIPTLIGVSVICFLIMHSIPGDPARLIAGIDATEEEVEMVRDRLGLDRPLPEQYGSYVWNLLHGDFGISMRSDRPVLEEILSRFPATITLTVFSILIMVVVGLFAGIFSATKPNSLRDNATMLFSLFGLSIPVFWLGIMLILLFSYYLPWLPSGGSGGLQNYILPSIALGVSSSAVLARLTRSSILEVIHQDYIRTARAKGVKERLVIYKHTLRNALIPVITIVGLEFGHLLGGAVLTETVFSLNGIGRYIIQSIQYRDYPAIQGSILFVAAIFVMLNLIIDLCYSAVDPRVRYD is encoded by the coding sequence TTGTTCAGATATATCGTAAAACGCCTGTTGCAAATGATTCCGACATTGATTGGCGTTTCCGTCATCTGCTTTTTGATTATGCATTCGATACCGGGCGATCCGGCACGGTTGATTGCAGGGATTGACGCTACGGAGGAGGAGGTGGAGATGGTCAGGGACCGATTAGGCCTAGACCGTCCCTTGCCTGAACAATACGGCAGCTATGTCTGGAATTTGCTTCATGGAGACTTCGGCATATCCATGCGCTCCGACAGGCCGGTCTTGGAGGAAATCCTTTCGAGATTTCCGGCTACGATCACACTAACGGTTTTTTCGATCCTCATTATGGTCGTCGTCGGTTTGTTTGCCGGGATTTTCTCTGCCACCAAGCCGAACAGTTTGAGGGATAATGCCACCATGTTGTTCTCCTTGTTCGGTCTCTCCATCCCCGTCTTCTGGCTGGGAATTATGCTTATTCTTCTGTTTTCCTACTATCTTCCGTGGCTCCCGTCCGGAGGAAGCGGCGGTCTCCAGAATTATATCCTGCCGTCGATTGCCCTGGGGGTTTCATCCTCGGCCGTGCTGGCACGTCTTACACGGTCAAGCATTCTGGAAGTGATCCATCAGGACTATATTCGTACCGCGCGCGCAAAAGGTGTTAAGGAAAGGCTGGTTATCTACAAGCACACGTTAAGGAACGCATTAATACCCGTCATTACGATCGTAGGATTGGAGTTTGGTCATTTGCTGGGGGGAGCTGTGCTGACGGAGACCGTATTTTCGCTCAACGGCATCGGCCGCTATATTATCCAATCCATCCAATACAGGGACTATCCGGCTATTCAAGGGAGCATCCTGTTCGTCGCCGCCATTTTTGTCATGCTCAATTTGATAATAGATCTTTGTTACAGTGCGGTGGATCCGAGGGTTAGATACGATTGA
- a CDS encoding trans-sulfuration enzyme family protein — MEVPEKIKPDWKFDTRVIHAGQKPDERTGAISQSIVPAVAYAFPDTETAAAIVAGRQEGTYYGRYGNPTTRMLELKIAELENGEDSIGLSSGMAAISSSLLAFLQNGDHLLVTKDVYGGTFSFVTSLAPRFGIQYDFVDCTDPDAVRKHIRDNTKAIYIETPSNPLLTVLDIRMLAGISKERGIPLIVDNTFMTPYLQQPLDLGADLVVHSATKYLNGHGDVLAGFVVGKKEIIQLIRKKIAGDLGQNLNAWESFLILRGMKTMGMRIRTHCDNARQIAEYLSLHPGVEKVYYPGLSSHPQHELAKKQMRGMGGIVSFEIKGGMDAAKAFMNRLSLAIISFSLGDPETLVQHPASMTHFSIPAKDREKFGISDGLIRLSAGLEDPDDLISDLDRALALPLPEKLKKAD; from the coding sequence ATGGAAGTGCCTGAGAAGATAAAACCGGACTGGAAATTCGATACGAGAGTCATCCATGCCGGCCAGAAGCCGGACGAGAGGACGGGCGCCATTTCCCAGTCGATCGTTCCTGCGGTTGCTTATGCTTTTCCGGATACGGAAACGGCTGCTGCAATTGTGGCAGGTCGGCAGGAAGGGACTTATTATGGCAGGTACGGAAACCCAACCACCCGGATGCTTGAACTAAAAATTGCGGAATTGGAAAACGGCGAGGATAGCATTGGGCTGAGCAGTGGCATGGCCGCCATTTCCTCATCGCTGCTCGCCTTTTTGCAGAACGGTGATCATCTGTTGGTCACGAAGGATGTATATGGAGGAACATTCAGCTTCGTAACCTCATTAGCGCCGCGTTTCGGCATTCAGTATGATTTTGTCGATTGTACCGATCCGGATGCCGTTCGAAAGCATATAAGAGACAACACCAAAGCTATCTACATCGAAACTCCTTCAAACCCCTTGCTGACCGTGCTTGACATTCGCATGTTGGCCGGCATTTCAAAGGAGCGGGGAATCCCGCTGATCGTGGACAATACCTTCATGACCCCGTATTTGCAACAGCCACTAGATTTGGGGGCCGATTTGGTCGTGCACAGCGCGACCAAATATTTAAACGGGCATGGCGATGTCCTTGCCGGATTTGTCGTGGGCAAGAAAGAAATCATTCAATTGATTCGCAAAAAGATTGCGGGAGACCTCGGTCAGAATCTGAACGCTTGGGAATCCTTTTTGATCTTAAGAGGAATGAAAACAATGGGAATGAGAATAAGAACCCACTGCGACAATGCCCGACAGATTGCCGAATACCTGAGTTTGCATCCCGGTGTGGAAAAGGTCTATTACCCGGGACTCTCTTCACACCCGCAGCACGAATTGGCCAAAAAGCAAATGAGGGGAATGGGAGGGATTGTTTCTTTTGAGATCAAAGGAGGCATGGACGCAGCTAAAGCTTTCATGAATCGATTGAGCCTGGCCATAATCTCTTTTAGTCTCGGAGATCCTGAAACACTGGTGCAACACCCGGCCAGTATGACCCATTTTTCCATACCGGCAAAAGATCGTGAAAAATTCGGAATCTCCGACGGGTTGATTCGGTTGTCGGCAGGGCTTGAAGATCCAGATGATTTGATTTCGGATTTGGATCGGGCGCTTGCGTTACCGCTACCTGAAAAGTTGAAAAAAGCAGACTGA